A window of the Eubacterium sp. 1001713B170207_170306_E7 genome harbors these coding sequences:
- a CDS encoding YebC/PmpR family DNA-binding transcriptional regulator, translating into MSGHSKWANIKNRKGKQDAAKGKIFTKMAKYIAVAAREGGSDPEMNARLRDAVAKAKAANMPNDNIDRAIKKGAGELQGAVYEEITYEGYGPSGVAVIVQCLTDNKNRTAGDVRHAFDKNGGNLGTSGCVSFMFTKKGRIMIEKSDAIDEDELMMVALDAGAEDMETSDEGYEISTTPEDFAAVMDALRDNGIEVLSGEVAMIPSTETSLSEEDAKKMEKMLDMFDDNDDIQEVWHNWNEE; encoded by the coding sequence ATGTCAGGACATTCAAAATGGGCCAATATTAAAAACAGAAAAGGAAAACAGGATGCCGCCAAGGGCAAAATCTTTACCAAGATGGCAAAATACATCGCGGTCGCAGCGCGCGAAGGCGGGTCAGACCCTGAAATGAACGCGAGACTGCGGGACGCGGTGGCAAAAGCCAAGGCAGCCAACATGCCGAATGACAACATTGACCGCGCCATTAAAAAAGGCGCCGGCGAGCTGCAGGGCGCAGTGTATGAAGAAATCACCTATGAAGGCTACGGTCCTTCAGGCGTCGCAGTGATCGTGCAGTGCCTGACCGACAATAAAAACAGAACCGCGGGCGATGTGCGCCACGCTTTTGATAAAAACGGCGGAAACCTTGGAACCAGCGGCTGCGTAAGCTTTATGTTTACTAAAAAAGGCCGCATCATGATTGAAAAGAGTGATGCCATCGACGAGGACGAGCTGATGATGGTTGCCCTGGACGCAGGCGCGGAGGATATGGAAACCTCAGATGAAGGTTATGAAATCTCAACCACACCGGAGGATTTCGCGGCTGTCATGGACGCCCTGAGAGATAACGGGATCGAGGTATTGTCCGGTGAGGTCGCCATGATCCCATCCACCGAAACCTCGTTGAGTGAAGAGGACGCCAAAAAAATGGAAAAAATGCTGGATATGTTCGACGACAATGACGATATCCAGGAAGTATGGCATAACTGGAACGAAGAATAA
- a CDS encoding NAD(P)H-hydrate dehydratase has translation MKVVTPQEMAQMDQKIIASGISGIDLMEKAGTECTRVIESALAEGASVCVVCGPGNNGGDGQVIARQLSERGFSVQVFFTEPADKMSPDSQTNYSRLQETRVVVQFLSQEAGLEGFEASLAGADLVVDAVFGTGLKDRPLGEWYETLLRAVSECGKRIVAIDIPSGLRGDNGLTLEAAVEADQTIIIQNYKVGCLLNDGPDCVGEPVLVDIGIDENSIENNKYFVQKQDLLCPVKRKKNSHKYDYGSVVIIAGSKGMIGAGLLATEGALKSGAGLVTSYVPLEVYLPVAARSPVEVMIKTYDCNITGEDIEHDRKRVVLIGPGIGRKKNYSIILNDLLYNTTVPVVIDADGLFHLSRNLEVLKASKTPVILTPHFGEFSTLTGIDREEILKDPIGHGRRFAQEYQVVLVLKGYRSMIFSPEGEVFFNSTSNPGMATAGSGDVLAGMIAGFAGQSVELLEAAKAGVFYHGAAGDYYAGRYGESTLTARNIIDSFKYVLK, from the coding sequence ATGAAGGTGGTAACGCCACAGGAAATGGCACAAATGGACCAGAAAATAATCGCTTCCGGTATCAGTGGAATTGATTTGATGGAAAAGGCCGGTACGGAGTGTACCCGGGTGATCGAAAGCGCGCTGGCGGAGGGAGCGTCAGTCTGTGTGGTCTGCGGTCCTGGCAACAACGGCGGCGACGGCCAGGTCATTGCCAGACAGCTCAGCGAGAGGGGTTTTTCGGTTCAGGTGTTTTTTACCGAGCCTGCGGATAAAATGTCCCCAGACAGCCAGACCAATTACAGCCGTCTTCAGGAGACCCGTGTGGTCGTTCAGTTTTTATCGCAGGAGGCAGGCCTTGAAGGCTTTGAGGCCTCTCTGGCCGGAGCGGACCTGGTGGTGGACGCTGTTTTCGGAACAGGGCTGAAGGACCGCCCGCTGGGCGAATGGTACGAGACGCTGCTGCGTGCGGTCAGCGAATGTGGAAAACGGATTGTCGCCATCGACATTCCTTCCGGGCTGCGCGGTGATAACGGCTTGACCCTGGAGGCAGCTGTGGAAGCGGACCAGACCATCATTATCCAGAACTATAAAGTGGGCTGCCTGCTCAATGACGGCCCGGACTGCGTGGGCGAGCCGGTACTCGTGGACATTGGAATTGATGAAAACAGCATTGAAAACAACAAGTATTTTGTGCAGAAGCAGGACCTGCTCTGCCCCGTAAAGCGCAAAAAGAATTCCCATAAATACGACTACGGCTCAGTGGTGATCATCGCCGGCTCAAAGGGCATGATCGGCGCCGGGCTTCTGGCGACTGAGGGCGCCCTGAAAAGCGGCGCAGGCCTGGTTACCAGCTACGTGCCCCTGGAGGTTTATCTGCCCGTGGCGGCCCGGTCTCCGGTCGAGGTAATGATCAAAACCTATGACTGCAATATTACCGGCGAGGATATTGAGCATGACCGCAAGCGGGTGGTGCTCATAGGGCCTGGGATCGGCCGGAAAAAGAATTACAGCATTATCCTGAATGACCTTCTGTATAATACCACGGTTCCGGTGGTGATCGACGCCGACGGACTTTTCCACCTGTCCAGAAACCTGGAGGTGCTCAAAGCATCCAAAACCCCCGTGATCCTGACGCCGCATTTTGGCGAGTTTTCAACGCTGACCGGCATCGACCGGGAAGAAATCCTGAAAGACCCCATCGGCCACGGCCGCCGTTTTGCGCAGGAATACCAGGTAGTGCTGGTGCTTAAGGGCTACCGGAGCATGATCTTCAGCCCAGAGGGCGAGGTGTTCTTCAACTCGACAAGCAACCCGGGAATGGCGACCGCTGGTTCCGGCGACGTGCTGGCCGGGATGATCGCAGGCTTTGCGGGACAGAGCGTGGAGCTGCTCGAAGCGGCCAAGGCCGGTGTTTTTTACCACGGCGCCGCGGGAGATTATTACGCCGGGCGTTATGGTGAAAGCACCCTGACGGCCAGGAACATCATTGATTCGTTTAAGTATGTGCTCAAATAG
- the miaB gene encoding tRNA (N6-isopentenyl adenosine(37)-C2)-methylthiotransferase MiaB: MNKTYKIMTFGCQMNENDSEKISGLLKNMGYTPEEDVKKAGVVILNTCSVRENADVRVFGNLGAFKSVKKVNPDLVLAVCGCMMQQPEIVKKIKEKYPQVDLVFGTHNIHQFPQMLGNYLQRGERIFEIWDDSSEIIEDLPVDRKYPFKSFVTIMNGCNNFCTYCIVPYTRGREVSRQPEKIIEEVTRLADEGCLEVTLLGQNVNSYGNDLKTGYHFADLLRDLNQIEKIKRIRFMTSHPKDLSDEVIEAIAQCGKVCPAIHLAIQSGSTRILKAMNRRYTKEQIIGLVDRVRSRIPDVAITTDIIVGFPGETEEDFQDTLEVMRACKFDSAFSFIYSIRTGTPAATMENQIPDEVKHDRLNRLLEVLRGISFGLNSKYEGRVLPVLVEEPSKNNTDRLSGRTETGKLVNFEGSFDSIGKIVDVKITKTGSFSLTGVEIQASDRG, translated from the coding sequence ATGAACAAGACATATAAAATAATGACCTTTGGCTGCCAGATGAATGAAAATGACTCTGAAAAGATATCCGGCCTGCTGAAAAATATGGGCTATACGCCCGAGGAGGATGTCAAAAAAGCCGGCGTGGTGATTCTAAATACCTGCAGTGTGCGCGAAAACGCGGATGTGCGTGTGTTTGGGAATCTGGGCGCCTTTAAATCGGTTAAAAAAGTAAATCCCGATCTCGTGCTGGCCGTGTGCGGCTGTATGATGCAACAGCCGGAGATCGTTAAAAAAATAAAGGAAAAATATCCCCAGGTCGATCTGGTTTTCGGGACACACAACATCCACCAGTTTCCGCAGATGCTGGGAAATTATCTGCAAAGGGGCGAACGAATTTTTGAAATCTGGGACGACAGCAGTGAAATTATCGAGGACCTGCCCGTTGACCGCAAGTACCCCTTTAAAAGCTTTGTGACCATTATGAACGGGTGCAATAATTTCTGCACCTACTGTATTGTCCCTTATACCAGGGGCCGTGAGGTCAGCCGCCAGCCGGAAAAGATCATCGAAGAGGTAACCCGCCTGGCCGACGAGGGCTGCCTCGAGGTTACGCTTTTAGGGCAGAATGTTAATTCCTACGGCAATGATTTAAAGACCGGCTACCATTTTGCCGATCTGCTCAGAGACCTGAACCAAATCGAGAAAATTAAGCGCATCCGCTTTATGACCTCACATCCGAAGGACCTGAGTGACGAGGTGATCGAGGCCATCGCCCAGTGCGGGAAGGTCTGCCCGGCGATTCATCTGGCGATCCAGTCCGGCAGCACCCGGATATTAAAGGCCATGAACCGCCGCTACACGAAGGAACAGATCATCGGCCTGGTGGACCGGGTGCGGAGCAGAATACCGGATGTCGCCATCACGACGGACATCATCGTGGGCTTTCCGGGAGAAACCGAGGAGGATTTTCAGGATACGCTGGAGGTTATGCGGGCCTGTAAATTTGACTCGGCCTTTTCGTTCATCTATTCCATCCGAACCGGAACCCCGGCAGCGACCATGGAAAACCAGATCCCAGATGAGGTCAAGCATGACCGGCTGAACCGTCTGCTGGAGGTGCTGCGCGGCATCAGCTTTGGTTTAAACAGTAAATATGAGGGCAGAGTGCTTCCCGTACTGGTGGAGGAGCCCAGCAAAAATAATACCGACCGTCTCAGCGGCCGTACCGAAACTGGAAAGCTGGTCAATTTTGAAGGCAGCTTTGACAGTATTGGGAAAATTGTAGATGTTAAAATTACCAAAACGGGCAGTTTTAGTCTGACTGGAGTAGAAATTCAGGCGTCGGATCGTGGATAA
- the mutS gene encoding DNA mismatch repair protein MutS: MGLTPMMQQYLETHEKVKDAILFFRLGDFYEMFFDDALKASKELEIALTGRDCGLEERAPMCGVPYHAAETYITKLVEKGYKVAICEQMEDPSVAKGIVKREIIRVISPGTISEGKLLESKKNNYLMSLYQDKNTVGLAYLDISTGDFFVTEISGKNTLALLMDEVGKIGPSEILVNPTLFKDTGTIKTLEEKFGIMTNLYPARYFEFKASESRLKEQFDVYSLTALDLERREHSVRAAGALLRYIDETQKRVLTHINHVSYYKNDEYMILDLSTRRNLELTETIRSGEKKGSLLWVLDRTVTAMGGRMLRRWLEAPLLEKEAIEARQNMVEELYRHPGALKDLKGVLGKVYDLERICGKISFGTCNPKDMLSLKQSVSALPLLQDFFAGIDAPVFRERYGQADLLTDIYDLVDTSIDDNAPFALKDGKVIKRGYNEEIDSYREASEKGKDWIRDLELRERERTGIKSLKVKYNRVFGYFIEITKTNLDQTPEDYIRKQTLANAERFFTPELKEMETRILGSEERLAQLEYELFQDVREKIIGQIARIQKRARDVAEIDALYSLAQVAIAGNYVKPEITNGPELEIENGRHPVVEEIIGINHFVTNGCHFDGKDLRMMLITGPNMAGKSTYIRQVAVITLMAQIGSFIPADSGRIGIVDRIFTRVGASDDLATGQSTFMVEMTEVSNILKNATRDSLVILDEIGRGTSTFDGISIAWAVVEYLWDEQIIGAKTLFATHYHELTELEHLKPGIKNFSIGVKETPDGVVFLRKIKAGSADQSYGIEVAKLAGFPPAVTARAREILNILDQGEDTYREGMIAAEKPSFESAQVNFFDMVPAMSEEEKAVLNSIKDLTINEMTPMEAMNQLYGLQSKLRDN; the protein is encoded by the coding sequence TTGGGTCTGACACCAATGATGCAGCAGTATTTGGAAACCCACGAGAAGGTAAAGGACGCGATTTTATTTTTTCGTCTCGGGGATTTTTATGAAATGTTTTTTGACGATGCCTTAAAGGCCTCAAAGGAGCTTGAGATCGCTTTGACTGGCAGGGACTGCGGGCTGGAAGAACGCGCGCCCATGTGCGGTGTGCCTTACCATGCGGCTGAGACGTATATCACCAAGCTGGTGGAAAAGGGCTACAAGGTGGCTATCTGTGAGCAGATGGAGGACCCCTCAGTGGCAAAAGGGATTGTCAAACGCGAGATTATCCGGGTGATCTCTCCAGGCACCATCTCGGAAGGGAAGCTGCTGGAATCTAAAAAGAATAATTACCTGATGTCCCTCTATCAGGATAAAAACACCGTCGGGCTGGCTTACCTGGATATCTCGACCGGGGACTTTTTTGTCACGGAAATTTCCGGGAAAAACACGCTGGCCCTGTTGATGGATGAGGTCGGGAAAATTGGTCCGTCAGAGATTTTGGTGAATCCGACGCTTTTTAAGGACACCGGAACCATCAAAACGCTTGAAGAAAAATTCGGGATAATGACCAACCTGTATCCGGCCCGGTATTTTGAGTTCAAAGCCTCAGAGTCAAGGCTCAAGGAACAGTTTGACGTCTACTCGCTGACAGCCCTGGACCTGGAACGGCGGGAGCACAGTGTGCGCGCTGCCGGGGCGCTTCTGCGCTATATCGACGAGACCCAGAAGCGGGTGCTCACGCACATTAACCATGTGTCCTATTATAAAAACGATGAATATATGATTCTGGACTTGTCCACAAGACGGAACCTGGAGCTGACTGAAACCATACGCTCAGGCGAGAAGAAGGGGAGCCTGCTCTGGGTTTTGGACAGGACAGTCACCGCCATGGGCGGCCGGATGCTGCGCCGCTGGCTTGAGGCGCCGCTGCTTGAAAAAGAGGCCATAGAGGCCAGGCAGAATATGGTGGAGGAGCTTTACCGCCACCCGGGAGCGCTCAAGGACCTCAAGGGCGTTCTTGGAAAGGTCTACGACCTTGAGCGTATCTGCGGGAAAATATCCTTTGGTACCTGTAACCCCAAGGATATGCTGTCGCTTAAGCAGTCTGTTTCTGCCCTGCCGCTGCTGCAGGACTTTTTCGCCGGCATCGACGCACCGGTATTTAGAGAACGCTACGGACAGGCGGACCTGCTGACCGATATTTACGACCTGGTCGATACAAGTATTGACGACAATGCCCCCTTTGCCTTAAAGGATGGCAAGGTCATCAAGCGCGGCTATAATGAGGAGATCGACAGCTACCGCGAGGCGAGCGAAAAAGGCAAGGACTGGATACGGGATCTGGAGCTCAGGGAGCGTGAGCGCACAGGCATCAAATCCCTGAAGGTCAAGTACAACCGTGTATTCGGCTACTTCATTGAAATTACCAAAACCAATCTGGACCAGACCCCTGAGGATTATATCCGCAAGCAGACCCTGGCCAACGCAGAGCGTTTTTTTACCCCTGAGCTCAAGGAAATGGAAACCAGGATTCTGGGGTCAGAGGAGCGGCTGGCACAGCTGGAATACGAGCTTTTCCAGGATGTCCGGGAAAAAATCATCGGCCAGATCGCCAGAATCCAGAAGCGGGCCAGAGATGTGGCCGAAATCGACGCCCTGTACTCTCTGGCACAGGTGGCCATAGCAGGCAACTATGTAAAACCCGAGATCACAAACGGACCGGAGCTGGAGATCGAAAATGGCCGCCATCCGGTGGTGGAGGAGATTATCGGGATTAACCATTTTGTCACCAACGGCTGCCATTTTGACGGGAAGGACCTCAGGATGATGCTGATCACCGGGCCCAACATGGCTGGGAAATCCACCTATATCCGCCAGGTAGCCGTCATCACCCTCATGGCTCAGATTGGCTCCTTTATCCCGGCGGACAGCGGCAGGATCGGCATTGTCGACCGTATTTTCACCCGTGTCGGGGCGTCCGATGATCTGGCGACCGGGCAGAGCACCTTCATGGTCGAGATGACAGAGGTATCCAATATTCTTAAAAACGCCACCCGGGACAGCCTGGTCATTCTGGATGAGATCGGCCGGGGCACCAGCACCTTTGACGGCATCAGCATTGCCTGGGCGGTGGTGGAATATCTCTGGGATGAGCAGATCATCGGGGCCAAGACCCTGTTCGCAACCCACTACCACGAGCTCACCGAGCTTGAGCATCTGAAGCCCGGCATTAAAAATTTCAGCATCGGGGTAAAGGAAACTCCGGACGGGGTGGTCTTTCTCAGAAAGATCAAAGCCGGCAGTGCGGACCAGAGCTACGGGATTGAGGTAGCCAAGCTGGCAGGCTTCCCGCCGGCGGTTACAGCCAGGGCCAGGGAAATTTTAAATATCCTGGATCAGGGCGAGGACACCTACCGTGAGGGGATGATCGCGGCCGAAAAACCGTCCTTTGAAAGCGCACAGGTAAATTTCTTCGATATGGTTCCAGCCATGTCGGAGGAGGAAAAAGCCGTGCTGAACAGCATAAAGGACCTGACCATAAACGAGATGACCCCAATGGAGGCCATGAACCAGCTTTACGGCCTGCAGAGCAAGCTGAGGGATAATTAA
- the mutL gene encoding DNA mismatch repair endonuclease MutL: protein MKIKMLNNETINKIAAGEVIVRPVSVIKELVENAIDAGSTRVVVAVEKGGKTSICVTDNGVGIAYNEVPLAFKRHATSKILKIEDLESIDTLGFRGEALSSISAIARVRITTKTAEEEIGSQSFFEGGAFINQRVCTYDRGTEIMVTDLFYNTPARQKHLQKDKNEEKLIRDILEKLSLSHPEISFTYMNDGREVFKTLGTGQLKDVIESLYGRDFFKGLRELNVENAPMCLKGYISDLTLTRSTREEQIFFINNRFVKNKSLSRAFEDAYEGYMMVHKHPVGIVFIDLPGRMLDVNIHPAKTEIQILNESLVSILFKQGIRDCLKAQNLVVDVSEVTAAPEPSGETARPKPVEEALSFLAGESQNFTPASEINGRPEAESPAPQIPKAEAVRPEAVKMGAEVPHQARLEAAEAEAPAPAPEVPQPRQTFVPAQPTSAETPRVAEPTPEYPIRKGPDFKNAKIIGQLFSTYILLEKGDEIIMLDQHAAHEAFLYQELRERFDQKSDFPAQSLMVPQPVEISVREAGHFDELQPELMRYGFDCDLFGENTLMVRSVPIILGEPQDVSLLKAFIEGRVYEDASDPRNLIERIITMSCKGAVKGHQELSREEIETLLDGMGRLDNPYTCPHGRPIILKLREYELKKLFKRVV, encoded by the coding sequence ATGAAAATAAAAATGCTCAATAATGAGACCATCAATAAGATTGCGGCCGGGGAGGTAATCGTCCGGCCCGTATCCGTCATTAAGGAGCTGGTGGAAAACGCCATCGACGCCGGGTCCACCCGGGTGGTGGTGGCAGTGGAAAAAGGGGGCAAAACGAGCATCTGCGTGACGGACAATGGTGTTGGCATCGCCTATAATGAGGTGCCGCTGGCCTTTAAACGCCACGCGACCAGCAAGATATTAAAGATTGAGGACCTCGAAAGCATTGATACCCTGGGTTTCAGGGGCGAGGCCCTTTCCAGCATCTCGGCCATTGCAAGAGTGCGGATCACCACCAAAACTGCGGAGGAAGAAATCGGCAGCCAGAGCTTTTTTGAGGGCGGTGCTTTCATTAACCAGCGCGTCTGCACCTATGACCGTGGAACCGAGATTATGGTGACCGACCTTTTTTACAATACGCCCGCCCGCCAGAAGCATCTGCAAAAGGATAAAAACGAAGAAAAGCTGATCCGGGATATTTTGGAAAAGCTTTCACTTTCGCATCCTGAGATAAGCTTCACCTATATGAACGATGGCCGCGAGGTATTTAAAACCCTGGGAACTGGACAGCTAAAGGACGTGATTGAAAGCCTGTACGGCCGTGACTTTTTCAAGGGGCTCCGGGAGCTGAATGTGGAAAATGCGCCCATGTGCCTGAAGGGCTATATCAGCGATCTTACCCTGACACGCTCCACCAGGGAGGAGCAGATCTTCTTCATCAATAACCGGTTTGTGAAAAATAAAAGCCTTTCCCGCGCCTTTGAGGATGCCTACGAGGGCTATATGATGGTGCACAAACACCCGGTCGGCATTGTGTTTATAGATCTGCCCGGCCGCATGCTGGATGTCAATATTCATCCGGCCAAAACAGAAATCCAGATTCTCAATGAGAGTCTGGTATCCATTTTATTCAAGCAGGGGATACGGGATTGTCTGAAAGCGCAGAACCTGGTGGTGGACGTGAGTGAGGTGACCGCCGCGCCAGAACCGTCCGGCGAGACCGCCCGGCCAAAGCCTGTGGAGGAAGCCCTCAGCTTTCTGGCGGGTGAGAGTCAGAATTTCACCCCGGCTAGCGAAATAAACGGGAGGCCCGAAGCTGAATCTCCCGCCCCCCAGATACCAAAAGCCGAAGCAGTCCGGCCTGAAGCCGTGAAAATGGGCGCAGAGGTCCCCCACCAGGCAAGGCTTGAGGCCGCAGAAGCAGAAGCGCCAGCCCCTGCGCCGGAAGTCCCTCAGCCCCGCCAGACTTTTGTGCCTGCGCAGCCCACATCGGCCGAAACGCCCCGGGTTGCCGAGCCCACGCCAGAATACCCGATCCGTAAAGGCCCGGATTTTAAAAACGCCAAAATCATTGGCCAGCTGTTCTCCACCTATATTCTGCTTGAAAAGGGGGATGAGATCATCATGCTCGACCAGCATGCCGCGCACGAAGCCTTTTTGTATCAGGAGCTCAGGGAGCGCTTTGATCAGAAATCGGATTTTCCGGCCCAGAGTCTCATGGTGCCTCAGCCCGTGGAAATCTCGGTGCGTGAGGCCGGCCATTTTGATGAGCTGCAGCCGGAGCTCATGCGCTACGGTTTTGACTGCGACCTTTTTGGCGAAAACACGCTCATGGTCCGCAGTGTGCCCATTATCCTTGGAGAACCCCAGGACGTATCGCTTTTAAAGGCCTTTATCGAGGGGCGGGTCTATGAGGACGCTTCTGATCCGAGAAATCTTATCGAGCGCATCATTACGATGTCCTGTAAAGGCGCTGTGAAAGGACATCAGGAGCTGTCGCGTGAGGAGATCGAAACCCTGCTTGACGGAATGGGCCGTCTGGATAATCCTTATACCTGCCCCCATGGCCGGCCGATTATCCTGAAGCTGAGGGAATATGAACTCAAAAAATTATTTAAACGGGTGGTGTAA
- the miaA gene encoding tRNA (adenosine(37)-N6)-dimethylallyltransferase MiaA: protein MTKPKIAVLVGPTACGKTDTAVELAKKLGGEIISADSMQIYRQMTIGTAKPTEEEMQGVPHHLIDCVDPDEEYSVARFKAEALERIGEILSRGRQPIVAGGTGLYINGLTLPWGFREKDTDERVRERLAREVEEMGKEAFYERLKAVDPATATTLHPNNVKRMIRAYEIYEVTGKPKSSLDMEAAKEELPYDYVLLGISMDRARLYERINRRIDMMVRDGLVDEVKSLLDQGYTQDLLSMKAIGYKEFLPYLKGEMPLEEALRILKRDTRHFAKRQLTWFRKDQRIRWFEAEDYGSRAEMAEDMKACFLTY, encoded by the coding sequence ATGACAAAACCAAAGATTGCCGTGCTGGTGGGGCCGACCGCCTGCGGAAAAACCGATACCGCCGTCGAGCTGGCTAAAAAGCTCGGTGGCGAAATTATCTCTGCGGACTCCATGCAGATCTACCGGCAGATGACCATCGGCACCGCCAAACCCACTGAGGAAGAAATGCAGGGTGTTCCGCACCACCTTATCGATTGTGTGGACCCGGACGAGGAGTACAGCGTTGCGCGCTTTAAGGCGGAAGCTCTTGAGCGGATCGGGGAAATTTTGAGCCGCGGCAGACAGCCGATCGTAGCAGGAGGAACCGGGCTTTATATCAATGGGCTCACATTGCCCTGGGGCTTTCGAGAAAAAGATACAGATGAAAGGGTTCGGGAACGCCTGGCCCGTGAGGTAGAGGAAATGGGCAAGGAGGCGTTCTACGAACGTCTGAAAGCCGTGGACCCTGCCACAGCCACCACTCTGCATCCCAACAATGTCAAGCGCATGATACGGGCCTATGAAATTTACGAGGTCACCGGAAAACCCAAATCCAGCCTGGACATGGAGGCGGCCAAAGAGGAACTGCCCTATGACTATGTATTGTTGGGTATATCCATGGACCGCGCCCGGCTCTACGAGCGTATAAACCGCCGGATCGACATGATGGTGAGGGACGGGCTGGTGGACGAGGTGAAGTCTCTTTTAGACCAGGGATACACTCAGGATCTGCTTTCCATGAAGGCCATCGGTTATAAGGAGTTTCTTCCTTACCTTAAGGGAGAAATGCCCCTCGAGGAGGCCCTGCGTATCTTAAAACGCGATACCCGGCACTTTGCCAAGCGCCAGCTGACCTGGTTCAGAAAAGATCAGCGTATCCGCTGGTTTGAGGCAGAGGATTATGGCTCCAGGGCTGAGATGGCAGAGGACATGAAAGCCTGTTTTTTAACATATTGA
- the msrA gene encoding peptide-methionine (S)-S-oxide reductase MsrA — protein sequence MRTIYLAGGCFWGLEKFMDNITGVVETRVGYANGNKEKPTYKEVCTGRTGFAETVKVVYDPGVISLEALLIAFYNVIDPTSVNRQGPDVGSQYRSGIYYTDSEDLPVIEHVTTMTFRRLGGRKPLATEIKPLKNFYDAEEYHQKYLDKNPGGYCHIPEWKMGSFKDRELRAS from the coding sequence CTGAGAACAATATATCTGGCCGGCGGATGCTTCTGGGGCCTGGAAAAATTCATGGACAATATTACCGGCGTGGTGGAAACCCGTGTCGGCTATGCCAACGGTAATAAGGAAAAGCCTACCTATAAGGAGGTCTGCACCGGACGCACGGGCTTTGCGGAAACCGTAAAGGTGGTTTATGATCCTGGCGTTATCAGCCTGGAAGCCCTGCTGATTGCCTTTTACAATGTCATCGACCCAACCAGCGTTAACCGGCAGGGCCCCGATGTCGGCTCTCAATACCGCAGCGGTATCTATTATACCGATTCGGAGGATCTACCGGTCATTGAGCATGTGACAACCATGACCTTCCGCAGGCTCGGAGGACGCAAGCCTCTCGCGACAGAGATCAAGCCTCTGAAAAACTTTTACGACGCCGAGGAATACCACCAGAAATATCTGGATAAAAATCCCGGGGGCTACTGCCACATTCCAGAATGGAAAATGGGATCTTTCAAAGACCGTGAGCTGCGGGCTTCCTAA